A DNA window from Bos javanicus breed banteng chromosome 10, ARS-OSU_banteng_1.0, whole genome shotgun sequence contains the following coding sequences:
- the ANP32A gene encoding acidic leucine-rich nuclear phosphoprotein 32 family member A isoform X2 — protein sequence MPCLRQVKELVLDNCRSNEGKIEGLTDEFEELEFLSTINVGLTSVANLPKLNKLKKLELSDNRISGGLEVLAEKCPNLTHLNLSGNKIKDLSTIEPLKKLENLKSLDLFNCEVTNLNDYRENVFKLLPQLTYLDGYDRDDKEAPDSDAEGYVEGLDDDEEDEDEEEYDEDAQVVEDEEDEEEEEEGEEEDVSGEEEEDEEGYNDGEVDDEEDEEELGEEERGQKRKREPEDEGEDDD from the exons ATGCCATGCCTTCGACAG GTGAAAGAACTCGTCCTGGACAACTGTCGGTCGAACGAAGGCAAAATCGAAGGCCTCACAGATGAATTTGAAGAACTGGAGTTCTTGAGTACAATCAACGTCGGCCTCACCTCAGTCGCAAACTTACCAAAGTTAAACAAACTTAAGAAG CTTGAACTAAGTGATAACAGAATCTCAGGGGGCCTGGAAGTATTGGCAGAAAAGTGTCCGAACCTCACGCATCTAAATTTAAGTGGCAACAAAATTAAAGACCTCAGCACAATAGAGCCACTG AAAAAGTTAGAAAACCTCAAGAGCTTAGACCTTTTCAATTGTGAGGTGACCAACCTAAACGACTACCGAGAAAACGTGTTCAAGCTCCTTCCGCAGCTCACGTATCTTGATGGCTACGACCGGGACGACAAGGAGGCCCCCGACTCAGATGCCGAGGGCTACGTGGAGGGCCTGGACGACGACGAAGAGGACGAGGATG AGGAAGAGTATGATGAAGATGCTCAGGTAGTGGAAGacgaggaggacgaggaggaggaggaggaaggggaagaggaggacGTGAGTGGAGAGGAAGAG GAGGATGAGGAAGGTTATAACGACGGGGAAGTAGACGATGAGGAAGATGAAGAGGAGCTTGGTG AAGAAGAAAGGGGTCAGAAGCGAAAACGAGAACCTGAAGATGAGGGAGAAGACGATGACTAA
- the ANP32A gene encoding acidic leucine-rich nuclear phosphoprotein 32 family member A isoform X3, whose amino-acid sequence MRWGNALGAGLSGKVKELVLDNCRSNEGKIEGLTDEFEELEFLSTINVGLTSVANLPKLNKLKKLELSDNRISGGLEVLAEKCPNLTHLNLSGNKIKDLSTIEPLKKLENLKSLDLFNCEVTNLNDYRENVFKLLPQLTYLDGYDRDDKEAPDSDAEGYVEGLDDDEEDEDEEEYDEDAQVVEDEEDEEEEEEGEEEDVSGEEEEDEEGYNDGEVDDEEDEEELGEEERGQKRKREPEDEGEDDD is encoded by the exons GTGAAAGAACTCGTCCTGGACAACTGTCGGTCGAACGAAGGCAAAATCGAAGGCCTCACAGATGAATTTGAAGAACTGGAGTTCTTGAGTACAATCAACGTCGGCCTCACCTCAGTCGCAAACTTACCAAAGTTAAACAAACTTAAGAAG CTTGAACTAAGTGATAACAGAATCTCAGGGGGCCTGGAAGTATTGGCAGAAAAGTGTCCGAACCTCACGCATCTAAATTTAAGTGGCAACAAAATTAAAGACCTCAGCACAATAGAGCCACTG AAAAAGTTAGAAAACCTCAAGAGCTTAGACCTTTTCAATTGTGAGGTGACCAACCTAAACGACTACCGAGAAAACGTGTTCAAGCTCCTTCCGCAGCTCACGTATCTTGATGGCTACGACCGGGACGACAAGGAGGCCCCCGACTCAGATGCCGAGGGCTACGTGGAGGGCCTGGACGACGACGAAGAGGACGAGGATG AGGAAGAGTATGATGAAGATGCTCAGGTAGTGGAAGacgaggaggacgaggaggaggaggaggaaggggaagaggaggacGTGAGTGGAGAGGAAGAG GAGGATGAGGAAGGTTATAACGACGGGGAAGTAGACGATGAGGAAGATGAAGAGGAGCTTGGTG AAGAAGAAAGGGGTCAGAAGCGAAAACGAGAACCTGAAGATGAGGGAGAAGACGATGACTAA
- the ANP32A gene encoding acidic leucine-rich nuclear phosphoprotein 32 family member A isoform X1: protein MDMDKRIHLELRNRTPSDVKELVLDNCRSNEGKIEGLTDEFEELEFLSTINVGLTSVANLPKLNKLKKLELSDNRISGGLEVLAEKCPNLTHLNLSGNKIKDLSTIEPLKKLENLKSLDLFNCEVTNLNDYRENVFKLLPQLTYLDGYDRDDKEAPDSDAEGYVEGLDDDEEDEDEEEYDEDAQVVEDEEDEEEEEEGEEEDVSGEEEEDEEGYNDGEVDDEEDEEELGEEERGQKRKREPEDEGEDDD from the exons GTGAAAGAACTCGTCCTGGACAACTGTCGGTCGAACGAAGGCAAAATCGAAGGCCTCACAGATGAATTTGAAGAACTGGAGTTCTTGAGTACAATCAACGTCGGCCTCACCTCAGTCGCAAACTTACCAAAGTTAAACAAACTTAAGAAG CTTGAACTAAGTGATAACAGAATCTCAGGGGGCCTGGAAGTATTGGCAGAAAAGTGTCCGAACCTCACGCATCTAAATTTAAGTGGCAACAAAATTAAAGACCTCAGCACAATAGAGCCACTG AAAAAGTTAGAAAACCTCAAGAGCTTAGACCTTTTCAATTGTGAGGTGACCAACCTAAACGACTACCGAGAAAACGTGTTCAAGCTCCTTCCGCAGCTCACGTATCTTGATGGCTACGACCGGGACGACAAGGAGGCCCCCGACTCAGATGCCGAGGGCTACGTGGAGGGCCTGGACGACGACGAAGAGGACGAGGATG AGGAAGAGTATGATGAAGATGCTCAGGTAGTGGAAGacgaggaggacgaggaggaggaggaggaaggggaagaggaggacGTGAGTGGAGAGGAAGAG GAGGATGAGGAAGGTTATAACGACGGGGAAGTAGACGATGAGGAAGATGAAGAGGAGCTTGGTG AAGAAGAAAGGGGTCAGAAGCGAAAACGAGAACCTGAAGATGAGGGAGAAGACGATGACTAA